GCCTGGATTGAGCAGCTGCGCTCTGCGCAGAAACATCACGTAAGGCAACGCTCCCGCGGCGGTCAGGAAACAGACCGGGTAGGACACGAAGTGTCCGATGGCAAAACGTCCCCAGAACGCCTTGCCAGGTTTCTTGGGTCGCCCCTGCGGGGCTGGCGCGGGCGCGACGGCCTCAGCCTCGGAAGGCGCGGGGTCCGGCCCGGCGATGCTCACTGGCAATTCGTACACTCGTCGCCGGGCGCCATCAAATCCCTGCCCGTACGCCTCCATTGACGCTTCGATCCCCGCGTGATCAAAGTCCTCGCTCGACCGGCCGTCGCGCTGGTAGAGGGAGAGCCATGACCGACGTACCCGAGACGCCCAAGGAGTTCTTCACAGCGTACCTGCCCTCGCGCTTCGAGGCGATGAAGGCCGGGCTCGCTGGCAAGTCCTCCAACGGCTCGATGGTGTTCCGTGTCTCCGGCGCTGGTGAATGGACGCTCCGGCTGAAGGACGGGGAGCTCGAGGTGAGCGACGGCATGCAGGACGACGTCATCATTCAGGTGACGGTCGCCGCCGAAGACTTTGCCCCGATCTTCGTGCAGGGAGCGATCCTGCAAGAGGGTCAGGAGATCAAGCCGGAGCAGCAGGTGATGGCGTTCAAGGCGCTCACTGTCGACGCGGAGCGGGTGAAGCTGGTGAAGGGCATCGCCGGCACCGTTGCGTTCGTGGTCGAGGCCGAGGGCGGCTCGCACAAACTCGGGATCACCCCCGGCAGCGGCGCGCCCAAGCTGGACGCCCCGGATTGCCGCCTGGAATGCAAGATGAACGACTTCATGGACATGCAGACCGGGAAACAAAACCCGATGCAGCTGGCCATGAGCGGCAAGATCAAGATCGTCGGTAACGCGCAGATCCCGATGGCGCTGTCGGGTGTGTTCGTCTGACGCCTGGTCCGGGCCGGCACAGCGCTGTGGGTCCCGAGATTTCGAGGCAACACTCTTGGCTTCCCGCTAGCATCACCGCCCATGCAAATGAGGGTGGTTCGGGGGTGGGCTGCGCTTGGCGTTTGTTCGGGTTTGGTCTGCGCCGCGGCCTGCGGCGGTGATGATGCAGCCGATGCGCTGCGCCGCGCCAAGATCGCCGAAGGCTGCATCATCAACAGCGACTGCGGGCAGAAGCCCGACCCGCTGATCTGCGTCTACCGCTTGTGTCATAGCGAGTGCACGACCAGCGCCGACTGTGATCAGCCGACGGGGCAGCGTTGTATTCTCGGTACCAAACCCGAGCACGTGTGTCAGATCATCAAGGACTGCACGTACAACAGCGACTGTCCCGAAGATCAGAAGTGTGGTCCGGACGGTGAGTGTCGCGACCAGTGCAAGGGCGACCAGGACTGTGTCGAAGGACAGGTCTGCGCGCCGGGCGGCCTGTGTGCAGATCCGCCGGAGCTGGTGGGCGGCTACCTGCCAAAGAAGGTCGGGGATGCCGGAACGACCGGAGACGCGCCTACCGGCGGTGAAGAAGGCGCGTCGTGCAGCTACAACTCCGACTGCGCCGGCATCCTGATCTGTCGCGCCGGCGCGTGTCAGCTGGAGTGCAAGGGCAACAAGGACTGCGCGCCGGGACAGAGCTGCGCGGGCAACCTCTGTCAAAGCGGGGGCCCGAACGACGCCGGCGCCGACGTCAGCCTCGACACCGGTGCGCCGTGCAAGTTGACCAGCGAGTGTGCGTCACCGTTGGTCTGCAAATCCGGCAGCTGTGAGCTCGAGTGCAAGACCAGCGTGGACTGCGCGCCCGGTAAACAGTGCCTGGGATATGCGTGCGTGCTCGAAGCGCCGGACGGTGCCCCACCGGGGTACGGCAAGGCCTGCACCCACACCAGCCAGTGTTCCAGCGGTCTGGTGTGTGTCTCGGGCGGAGTTTGCGCCTACGAGTGCCTGAACAGCGGGGACTGCGACGTCGCCGCTGGCTTCTGCTGTGTCTCGAACTTTTGCGTCAAGGGCGGCGGGCTGTGCAACTCGGACGGTGGCGGCGGGACGGGCGGTACCGGCGGTACTGGTGGCACCGGCGGCGCCGACGCTGGCAAGGTTTGCACCACGAACGCCGAGTGCAGCGACAACATCGTGTGCAACGGCGTCGAGCTGTGTGTGCTTGGCTACTGCAAACCCCCCACCCCGCCCTGCGACGACCAGAACCCCTGCACGACCGACGTGTGCAACGCGGGCACCGGCCAGTGCCAGCACACGGCCAACGTGACGCCGGTCGATCAGGACAAGGACGGCCACTTTTCCATCGCCTGTGGCAGTGGGGCCGACGACTGTGACGACAAGAACCCGAGCGTCTACGCCGGAGCGCCGGAGCTCTGTGATCAGATCGACAACAACTGCAACGCCTACGTCGACGAGGGCCTCTGGAAGGCGCAGCCGACCTCGACCCTGGCCACGGGGGCGGAGTACGTGGGCCAGCAGCTCTACGAGGACGTGCCTGGCGCGCCCGTCATCTTGCGCATGCCGGACGGCACGTTCCGAGTTTTTGCGCTCAACAACGGCACGGGGACCAAGAGCATACGCGGTTTCAAGCTGGACGCGGCGTTGGCGGTGCAAGGCAACCCGGTGAACTTCGACGCCGGCAAGGACGGATTCTGGGGCCTGACCGCTGCTACGAACGGGACGGACATTGCGATCGGGTCGATGGTGATCACGGGGAGCGGAGTCACCACCGCATCGACCGTCTATCGCACCGATGCCGCCCTCGGCACTCCCATCAGCACCACGCTCGCCACGCTGTCGCAGGGCTGGAACTCGGCGGCGGTCTACACTGCGCGGCCCAGCATCGCCTGGAACGGCACCGAGTTCGTGTTGTTCTGGAACGACCGCCACGCCGACAATGTGAATCAACCGCTCTACGCGGCGACCATGACCCCGGCCGGGCTCGTGTCCACCCAGCACCTACTCGATCCGAGCGCGCCGTTGGCGTTCAGCTATTCCTACACGTCACTGGGGCTCCAGGTCGTCGCGATGGGGCCGTCGTCCGCGCTCGTCGCGTGGAGCTGTACGGACGCAAGCACTTGGCGGCTCTGCACCGCGATCACCACGAAGAACCTGAGCGGACTGAACACCCCATTCTGCAGGCTCCAGCCAACGCTACGTGGGAGTTCCCCACCAGCGCCGTTCACGTCGGCTCCAGCTTCGTCGTGGCCTCGCAGAGCGGCAGCAAGATCATTCTCTCTCGCTTCCACGAGACGACCGGCGCGCTCCTGAAGACCCTCTCCTTCGACACACCCATTGCGGGCGGCGACGCGCGGGTCGCCGCGGTGGCCGGCGGCGTCGTAGTCACCGTCGCGCGCTCGACCTACGTCTCGTACCTGTGGGTTCCGGAGACCCTGGACGTACCGAGCATGGCCTTCACCGATCTGTCACCCCTCACGACCGTGAGCGGCATCAGCATCGCTCCGGTGGACAAGAACACCTTCGCCATTGCCTGGGAGGACGGCGCGCTCAAGGCGCGGCTGGTCAAGTGTCAGCCCTGACGGGGTGGTCACCAGGTCAGCGCGTCGCCCGCGATGGTGGCACCCAGCGCCAGCATCGGCACGTCCGCTTCGACGATCAGCCCGAGGCGCCCTTCGAGCCCGACACGCACCCGTGACCGCACCAGGAACCAACCGCTGACCGCAAACAGATAACCCCCGTCGAGCTCACTGGGCGTGATCGTTTCGCCGAGCACCGTCGAGCGAACCTGCAAGCGGTAGACGCCCATCCCGGCTCGGAAGCGCAGCTGCCACACGTCGAAGGCGGGCCCGGCGACCAACGCCCACGACGACAGCGAATTCGTCGAGCGCAGCGTGCCGAACGGTGGCCCGACATCCCGCGTCTCCTGGCTCGCGTAGAGCGGGTAGTACCCCACGTCGATGTAAGGCGAGAGAAAGTACGGCGAGCGAAACAGCGCGTACGCAGCAAAGGCCTCCCCGCCGTTGCGCGACGCCACGCGCTGTTCGTTCTCGGTGTGCACGCGCAGCGACCAGGAGTGGCCGCCGAACACCCCGACCTCCAGGAACTTGCTCGGCTCACCCTCCGCGCGGGCCGCGGGCGCCACGGCCATGGCAAACAGCAACACCAGCGCGCGCCTCATGGCCCGAGCCCGATCTCGGCAGCCAGGCTCTGCACGCGGTGCTGCAAGAGCCCCGGACGATTGCTGAGCATGCCGTTGGGCCTGCCCTCACGCAGGAACAGGTCGATGTACTCGACCTCGTCGATGGTCCAGTACACGACGGCGTGGCCCTCTGCCTGCAGAGCCTTCACGTCGGACGCGCTTGGTCCCTGGGTCCAGCGCGGCGCCCAGACGTGACAGCCGGTGCTGCGCACGTCGCTCGGCTCGAGCTCCACCACACAGTGCGGCCCCTCGGGTCGTTTGGCCTTGCGAAACGCCTCCAAGATCTCCGGCTCGCCCAGCCCGACGGCGATCTGGAGCTTGCGCCCCTTGTCCTTGGCGAGCTGCCAGTGTTTTGCCGCGAGGTCTAGCGCCGGCTGGACCGCCGCCGGCCGCTTGATGTCCAGCCAGATCCCCTCCAGATCGGTCTCGTCGATGACCGTCTTCAGGGCGTCGTCGGCGGTGGGGATTTGCTCGCCGTACTCCAGCGTGCAGAGCGCGCGCAGGTGCGCAAGCGTGTGCTCGTCGAGCGACCCGCGGCAGTAGTTGCCGTTCACCAACCGCGCGCTCAGGACCGGATCGTGGAACAAGATCGGCACGCCGTCCTTGGTGAGCTGCACGTCCACTTCGACCGCGCTCGCGCCGAGCCCCTCGGCCATCCGAATGAGCTCCAAGCTGTTCTCCGAGGCCCCGCAGTCGTCGATGGTCCGACACCCGCCCCGATGCGCGACAATCATGAACTTGCCCGCGGTGTCGTGGAGCGGGCGCTCCCGCTCGACCGACAAGGCGCTGTCGGGCATCGCGCCGCCCACCCCGCTCTCACCCACGAGCATCGGCTCGGAAGCATCGGTCGGCGGCGGCGCGAGACCACACAGCGCGCGTGCATGGGCCGGTGGCTCGACGAACAGACGGACCAGACCGGTGTCCGCTGCCGCCGCGTAGCGGTAATGACCCTCGAGCACGAGCCGCTCTCCCGCGTCGAGGCAGCCCGCGCGGAGCACCGCGTAAGCCGCGTTCTTGCCCGCGAACAGCGAGACCGCGCGACGCGTCGATCGCACCACGACACTCGAGCCGAAATGCCCCGCGCCGTCCCGGACTCGATATACCCCCGAGAGCGCCTGCAAGAGCTGTGGATCCGCCGGCGTCGAATTCGCCAGCAGCCCGCCGTTCGGAAAGGTCGGGTGCTCGACCTCTTCGCGGGCTGAGCACGAGAGGCCGAGGCCCAGGACCAGCAGGGCAAACGCCAGGTAGCGCTCAGAACGCATAACCCGCCAGCAATCTCGGGTACCAGACGCGGGAGCGTGAATCGGAGAACGCGATCCATGCCTGGTAATCCGGCTGGGCGTACATGGCTGCCACGCCGTAGTAGATGTCCCCGCGCTCCCCCACGAAGTTCTCCACCGTCAACGTCAGCGAGGCGCCCGCCAGCGTGACGTTCTGCCGGCTGACGTGGGTGGTGTCACCCAGCCGCACGTGCTGAGCGAGCAAGATGATGGCCTCGACCGCGAGCGAGAAGCGAATGTCACCCAGCGGAACACCGAGGTTCACACCGGGTTGGTCCAGGTAACCCCAGCCCGAAGCATCGAACCCCTGCATGTCGAGGATCCCGTACCAGGCGCCGAAGTGGTCCATGAGCGCGAAGGAAAAATCGCCCACGCGGTGCGACCAAGCGACACCAAGCTCGAGCTGGTTGCTGACGTAGATGGCGCGCACGCGCGCGTCGGCGGAGAAACCCGCGGGCAGCCCGAATCGCACCGCGCCGGTGAGCTGCGGGATCGTGCGCAGCTCCGACTCGACGGTCTGGCGCGGCAGAATGTCGAGCAGCGCCCCAGCTGCTGCGCGAAACCGGTACTCCCCCGGACCATCGGGATGAAACAGCGGGCCCGGTGCTGCGTCACTCGCGGCGTGGGCCGCGCCGGTGAGGGCCAGGACCAAGAGCGCGGCGCAGCACGACCCGGAGTGGGGGCCGTTGCTCACGGAATCGAGCCCCCTGGATGCAGTCCGCTCGGCACACGCGCGGGGACCGTGCGATCGAAGGGTGCATCGCTGATGGCACGCAGGAATGCCTTCAGATCACTGCGAGAGCCACGATCCATGGGCGCGTCGAGTCCGGCCAGATCCGGATCCGCCGCCTGGTCGATGTGCAGGTAGAAATCGAAGACGTCGTCGAGCGTCGCGAGGGAGCCATCCTGGAAGTAGGGCGCGGTGCGCGTCACGTTCCGGAGGGACGCGGTTCGCATGAAACCGCCCGCCGTGGTCGAGCCGCCATGTGGACCATGCCCCCGCCGCATCTGGTGCTGGCGGAAGTCGGAGAACATCGGGCCCGAGTGACAACGGGTGCAACCTCTGTCGACGAGCTCGACCAGGCCCCGCTTCTGCTCGAAGCTCATGGCCGCGTCATCACCCTGCATGAACCGATCGAACGACGAGCCTCGCGCGACGAGCGTGCGCTCGAAGGCCGCAATGGCGCGGACGATGTTGATTTCCGTCACAGCCGACGGCCCGAACGCAGCGTCGAACAGCGCAACGTACTCGGGCGTGTCGCTGAGACGCCGTACGAGCTCGGGAAAGATCTCCGTCTCGTCGAAGTGTGTTCCACGCATCTCGTCGAGGTTGGCCATGGGCCCTAGCGCCTGGCCCTCCAGCGAGCGCGCGCGGTTATCCCAAAACATCGGGGCGTCCTCGGGTGCGGGGACCTCTCCGCGCACGTTCAGCCCGTTCCACGCCGTATCGAGCACGGACATGGAATTCTTGGCGGCAACGTGCGGAGCGAGGGCAGAGACCGCACGCGCCGGGCCGAGCCCGACTCCGCCGACGCCCACCGAGAGCGCGCGGCCGTCGGCGTAGGCGAAGTCAGGGTGGTGGCAGGTCGCGCACGCGACGTCCTTGTCTCCGGACAGGATGGGATCCCAAAAGAGCATCTGCCCCAGCGCGACCTTCGCCGCGCTGGTCGGATTGTCGTCCGGATGAAGCACAGTCTCCGGCAACGGGCCGACGCTCTCCTCGACCGATGGGGTGAGGGGGCCTGCGCAACCGCCGAGTGCGGCCGCCGTCACCAACAAAAGCCAGAGGCTTGCGCGCGTCACAATCGACCTCCGATCGAAACGTGTACGATGCCCACCGTGCGGGGCTGCTCACGGAAGAAGAGAAGCTGCGCGTAGCCGGCCTCGAGCTCGATGCGTCGCCCCAGGCCAAAGCCTGCGGCAGCGGTCGCCGGCATGCCGAAGCGGGTGTTCGACTCGTCGAGGGACCGACCTGGCAGGTTCAACTGCAGGCGCTCCACTTCGAACAGCGCGCCGGTGCCTACCTCGAAGAGCAGACCACGACCCCACTTGGGGTAGAGGCGAAAGGCGGCCTCCAAAGATCCG
The genomic region above belongs to Myxococcales bacterium and contains:
- a CDS encoding SCP2 sterol-binding domain-containing protein, producing the protein MTDVPETPKEFFTAYLPSRFEAMKAGLAGKSSNGSMVFRVSGAGEWTLRLKDGELEVSDGMQDDVIIQVTVAAEDFAPIFVQGAILQEGQEIKPEQQVMAFKALTVDAERVKLVKGIAGTVAFVVEAEGGSHKLGITPGSGAPKLDAPDCRLECKMNDFMDMQTGKQNPMQLAMSGKIKIVGNAQIPMALSGVFV
- a CDS encoding cytochrome-c peroxidase, with translation MTRASLWLLLVTAAALGGCAGPLTPSVEESVGPLPETVLHPDDNPTSAAKVALGQMLFWDPILSGDKDVACATCHHPDFAYADGRALSVGVGGVGLGPARAVSALAPHVAAKNSMSVLDTAWNGLNVRGEVPAPEDAPMFWDNRARSLEGQALGPMANLDEMRGTHFDETEIFPELVRRLSDTPEYVALFDAAFGPSAVTEINIVRAIAAFERTLVARGSSFDRFMQGDDAAMSFEQKRGLVELVDRGCTRCHSGPMFSDFRQHQMRRGHGPHGGSTTAGGFMRTASLRNVTRTAPYFQDGSLATLDDVFDFYLHIDQAADPDLAGLDAPMDRGSRSDLKAFLRAISDAPFDRTVPARVPSGLHPGGSIP
- a CDS encoding putative metal-binding motif-containing protein, encoding MVCNGVELCVLGYCKPPTPPCDDQNPCTTDVCNAGTGQCQHTANVTPVDQDKDGHFSIACGSGADDCDDKNPSVYAGAPELCDQIDNNCNAYVDEGLWKAQPTSTLATGAEYVGQQLYEDVPGAPVILRMPDGTFRVFALNNGTGTKSIRGFKLDAALAVQGNPVNFDAGKDGFWGLTAATNGTDIAIGSMVITGSGVTTASTVYRTDAALGTPISTTLATLSQGWNSAAVYTARPSIAWNGTEFVLFWNDRHADNVNQPLYAATMTPAGLVSTQHLLDPSAPLAFSYSYTSLGLQVVAMGPSSALVAWSCTDASTWRLCTAITTKNLSGLNTPFCRLQPTLRGSSPPAPFTSAPASSWPRRAAARSFSLASTRRPARS